One segment of Eriocheir sinensis breed Jianghai 21 unplaced genomic scaffold, ASM2467909v1 Scaffold359, whole genome shotgun sequence DNA contains the following:
- the LOC126991897 gene encoding uncharacterized protein LOC126991897: MAHTVESLQKNSSTKPIWDAMIEANQLAVDCVKSLEDALWLPGGCMQKHQVKTAFELFFYLFHISEKNRRSALPLAFKPSGKLVDFVSELEVKVQEHPHHQPLATAAALQAQNHDVAFSDHLVVPRLPACNNTHPSEAWCPHGTHRRGLPHRRCAPRKISIYFLDQHHGHTQDSLRKTTRHGRRHPGYQD, encoded by the exons atggcacacacggttgagtccctccaaaaaaattcctcaacaaagccgatttgggacgccatgattgaggccaatcagctggcggttgactgtgtcaagagcttggaagacgcgctctggcttccagggggctgtatgcaaaagcaccaggtgaagacagctttcgagttgtttttttacttatttcatatttcagagaagaaccgccgttctgcccttcctttggccttcaaaccgagcgggaagttggttgacttcgtctcagagttagaggtcaaggttcaggaacaccctcaccatcaacccctcgccacagcagcagcattgcaagcacaaa atcatgatgttgcgttttctgaccatcttgttgtccctcggctccctgcttgcaacaacacccatccatctgaagcctggtgccctcacggcacacataggagaggtcttcctcatagaagatgtgctcctcgtaaaatatccatatacttccttgaccaacaccacggacacactcaggatagtctcagaaaaactactcggcatggcagacgccatccgggctaccaagactag